Genomic DNA from Alkalihalobacterium alkalinitrilicum:
AAATTAAACGTTGAAAGAGAACAACGTCAATTAGATCAACTCGTAAAAACTCTTCAAGCCAAGGGAGTAAACATTCAAATTATTAGGGGGATTAAAAATGCTTAATTGTAAACCACTAGCAAACTTAAAAATTACAGAGGTTGGTCAAGTTATTCAGTCCATGCATTGCTATAGAAGAAATTTGAAGTTTAGTGAAAAGATTGTGTTTGATATCGCATTTAAAAACATTTTAAACAATGTGAGGTTAGCAGAAATGGACGGTATGCAAATGAAGTCAATCATCGATGCGCTTAACTGGAAGGCTTTGAAACTATCAAACTTAGGGTATACGAAACAATTTATTCATTATCGTTGTTTGAGTGGAAAGGTAGTAGCGAGTTTAAGAGAGTTCCAAGAAAAAAACGGCCCGAAAATAGAAAAGGCTGCTTGCGAACCAACGCAAACAGCATAAACCAGAATGTTACATAATCCGAATGTGTTTCTATATTACCACGTTAAAGTAGATCGAGCAAGAGCAAGACTCTTGCCGATGAGGCCACGACGACTTTTGACAAATGGTGTCCCCCTACACTATTTACCTTCCACTCCATCCCTCGTCGTGGTCTGATCGGTGCGAGTTAGCGCCAATACATAAGAAAGGTGGTACGCGATGGATAAAATAGCATTCCATATATACGAATGTGAACATTGTGCCGTTGTATTTGCAGTAGAACAAGCTTTTGATGAACAACATCTTGTTAAGTGTCCTGTCTGTTGTGCTGAAAGTGCCGTTGAAGACATTCGAGACGGTGAAATGTAAAGGAGTGAGGATATGAGCCAATTAACAATAATTGAACAAAATGATCAAAGAGTGCTTACAACTCAACAATTAGCTGAAGTTTATGGAAGTGATACAGAAAGAATTGTGAAAAATTTTAACCGTAATAAAGAGCGGTATACGAATGGCAAGCATTTCATATTCCTTGAAGGCGATAGCTTAAAAGAGTTTAGAGCAAAAGGACAAATTGACCTTTCGCCAAATATCAACCGTTTGTACTTATGGACTGAAAAAGGAGCATGGCTCCATGCGAAATCATTGAATACAGATGAAGCTTGGGATGCTTATGAAATGTTAGTCGATGATTATTACCATCAGAAACAGAGTCAGATCGATGTACAACAACTTAGTCCAGAACTGCAAATGTTTAAGACGATATTTGATACTGTGGCCCAAAAGCAAATAGAAGATACTAAGCGAGATGAAAAGCTTCAGAAATTAGAAAATGGAATGAATACCATCAAAGAAACGTTCACAAAGAAAGATGACGACTGGCGAAAGTCGGTTAACTCCATGTTAAATAGTGCTGCTAAGCGAACTGGTGGAAATTATAAAGATTTACGTGTCGAGAGTTACAGCATTTTAGAAGAACGAGCAAAGTGTAACCTTACAATTCGTGTAAACAATCTTAAACAACGTCTAGAAGAAACAGGAGCTACCAAAACAAAAATTAATAACACCACCAAAATGGACGTTATCGAACAGGACCAACGTTTAAAAGAGATTTATACAACCATCGTCAAAGAGTTGTCGATTGGAACATTAATTTAAGGGGTGGAATTGGTGGATAGAAAGGAAATGTTACTTCAAATTGATAGTTTGCTTGAGGGGCATTGTCGCAATTGTCATGTGTATTCGGAATTACGTAATAAAACAGATGAGAAAAAAGCATACCGATTTTGTATTGATCGGTGCTGGGTCCAGAAGGAAATGCAACGTATTGCCAACCTTAGCAATGAAGGTGAAAAGAAGTTTAGCCCTGGAGAAACCTTTTACTTGGTCAATCATATAGAAATATTAGGTATGGAAAGAGGACTTCCACAAGTAGCAAAGCAGCTTAATCGAAAAGTAGAAGACATTGAGTGGAAGTACTTCGAATTACAAGAAAAAACTCGCCACATGGCCGTGTGACGAGAAAAAGCAATTTTTTATTAAGCCTTAGAGCTAGTATATGTTTTTTCTTGATAAATATCAAACCTAGGAGGAAAGAGTTATGAACCAATTACAACTTACGCAAATGGAAGAGTTAGAGTCCATCGATTACCAGAATGAAGAGCAGTTAATCGAGGCGAAGGAACGTTTCAAGATTAATGATTTAGGTGGATTAAATTGGGCATTTCGTATGTTGTCTGCCTTAGAAGCTAAGAAAAAAGAGGTGAACAAGCTTGCTTTAGAAGAAATGGAACGTATTCAAGCTTGGGAAGATAAAGAATTGAGGTCCATAAAAGGTAATTATGATTTTTTTGCAGCACTCGTTCATGAATACCATAAAAAACAATTAGAAGCTGATCCGAAGGCGAAGACACTGGCGACTCCTTATGGAAAATCTAAAACAAGATGCTCAAAAGAGGCACCTGAAAAAGTAAGCGAGGACAAGGTACTAGAACATATTAAAGCTGCTGGAATGGATGAATACATTAAAGAGTCGGTGAAGTGGGGCGATTTCAAGAAAGGTCTTAAGATCGTCGAAGTAGACAATAAAAAAGTGGTCATCGATGAGAATGGGCAAGTGATAGATGGTGTTGATATTAAGCCTGAGTCCGTCACATATAGCTTGGAGGTCAAGTAATGTCAAATATCGTCTCTCAATCTCAAAACTCACTTTCTATTATCGAAAGTGTAGATATTAATAGTGTTCAAACCACTCTAGCAAAAATCAATCAATTTCAAACCATTGTACAAGGCACATTAAAAGTTAATCATGACTACGGAATTATCCCTGGTACTACAAAACCAACTTTGTTAAAGCCAGGTGCCGAAAAAATTCATATGTTGTTTGGGGTTACTGGTGAATATGAAGTTGTTGAACGCATTCAAGATTATGACAAAGGCTTCTTTGCTTTTACTGTTCGTTGCTACGTATTGAAAAATGGTCTAAAGATTACTGAGGGACTCGGTCATTGTAATACTAAAGAGAAAAAGTACATCAATCAAGACCCGTACACATTAGCAAATACATGCTTAAAAATGGCTAAAAAAAGGGCACAAATTGATGCTACTTTAACACTTGCTAGCCTGTCTGAAATATTTACACAAGATATTGAAGATATGAAAGAGTATTTGGAAACGGAACAAATCGAAACTATGACACCAGAAGATGCAGGAAAGAAAAAACTGACCTTTGGTAAGCACAAAGGAAAAACCTTGAAAGAGATCTTTAAAGAAGATAAGCAATATCTAGAATGGGTGAAAAATAACGATCGGACTGATCCAATCATCAAAAAAGCTGTCGAAATCATGTTTGATGCAGTAAAAAATCAAGCTACGAAGAGCGATCCTCAGCCAGCACAGGAAGAAGCATCTGAAGCAGTGGATTTTGAAGGTGAAGAAATATCAATTAGTGATGAGGATATACCATTTAAATGATTTATAAAATACCCATCCCACAATGCTACATATGGATGTCTGAAGGCTATTCCAACCGCGGTATCTTATTTAAGCGGTATGTAGAGGGATATATTGCAAAATCATTCCCTGATATGCGTCTCATTCGTATTTCAGGGATGACAGCGATATGTGAAAGGAGCGTACCGATTATGAAACAAGGAAAACGTCCAACCAAGAAACAAAAGATTGCGATAGAGGAAAGAGGCTTAAAAGCCTCAGATTGGCTCATAACAAAGAGCTTAACTAAAAGGTTACACATTATCCATAAGTCCACTGGAGAAGAAAAGGAATTAGCCATATAACATCTAGAGAATAGTTCTCTTGGAAGGGGGAGCAAAAGTTGAATAGTGAACAGGATTCCAAAATCGAATTGATGTGGGGTAATGAAATTTTAGACGATGGTTTTTCTATATTACCTAACATGTTAATCAGATATGCAAGAAAGCTAGGGCTTACTTATGGAGAAATACATCTAATTAATGTTATTTCAACCTATAAACATGACAATAGAGACCCGTATCCAAGCCAAGAAGCAATTGCTGAACATATGGATATTACGACAAGGCAAGTAAGGAAAATGATTGAGTCGATTGAAGAGAAAGGCCTTGTTATGGTAGGGCAGCGTACCGCAGAAGGTAAATTCAAAAGTAATGTATATAATTTTCAACCACTTATCGAAAAGTGTCTTGAATTACAAAAGAAAAATCGAAAAGATAATGAGGAAAACGAAGAAATTCGTTGGAAGAAAAAAGAAAATACCGTAGGAACAAAACCTTCCTACGGTCAAAAAGTACCGTCGGAACCTTTTGGGTCAGAACCGTCGGAACGTTTTGGGTCGTTACCGTCGGAACAAAAGGTTCCTACTAAAATAACAAAAGAAAAGAACAATATAAAAGATAAAGAAGAAGAAGTTGAAGGGAAGGAAAATCCTAACCCATTTCAATTCTATGAACAAAATGGCTTCGGTATGCTAGGAAGTTATCTAGTTGAAAAAATAAATTATTGGTTAGACTGTGATTTCTTTGATGAACCAGAAGCAATGGTTGTTGAAGCTATGAAAATATCAATTGAAAATAACGTTAAGAGTTGGAAGTATGCTGAAACGATCTTAAATGATTGGTCATCAAAGAGAGTTAGAAACGTAAACGATGTAAAAGCGTTCATTGCTAGACATAAAGAACATAAGTCTCGTAAAAATCCAGCTTATAACTACAAATCTAAACCTCAGCAAAGAAAAGAGAAATTACCAAGGTGGATGACAGATCCTAAACAGGCATCAAGTGATAATCAAACGAACAGTGAAGAGCTGCAGCGTCAAAAGGAAAAGTATGAAGAGAATTTGAGGTTATTAAAGGAACGGAAAGAACAAAGAAAATTATCAAGCGGTACTTAGTGGGGTGAGTATATGAACAACCAAACTGGTTTGTTACGAAGGGCAGTTGAAGCTAAAAAACAGGAGTTAATTGCCCAATTAATAAGCACTGGAGTAACTAAAATGTCTGATGGACGTCAATTGTATGAACTTACTTTAACTGAGCTTCAGGATGAATTCAGGAAGGTGAGAAGATGAATATTTTCACAGAAAGTGAGATTGATAGAATTTCAGAAAGTTTCTCAAACTTCCGTAAAAAGTGGCATGAAAGACGTCTTCAAAAAGTAGACGAGAACAAAAAGATTGCTAATAAGAAAAGGCATTCACAGCGTAAGAACTGGTCGAAATGGAAGAAGCGAAAATGAACTTAAATGAGCTATGTAATTTATATTTCGAAGATCAATGTAAAGATTGTCCGATGTTAGATTATTGTAACGAGTATGTTCCACCAGGAATTAGTTTGATTGAACATACGAAAGCCTCCAAAAGTAAGGAGTAAATGATTATGAAGAATAAAGAAGCGCAAGCATTTGTGGAATTGAGCACTGAAGAGATCCGCAACAAATTGATCAATTGCAAAGTGCAATACAAGACAGCAAAAGAAAATTACGAATTCGAACAAGCATCTATGTTGTTAGCAGATATTAATATCCTTCAGAAAGAAATAAACAGACGGAATGGGTGAATAGTCGAAGGAAACTGCGACATAAAGGGGATGAATGAATGAGTAAAATTAACTCAGTGACTATTGAATATCAAGTTCGAAAAGACATTTGTAACTGCTGTTATCAAAGATTACCAGAATCCAAAACGAGTGGGTTTAGGGAATTTAAATTCAGTAAAGAAAACATGATGAGTTACGCACAGTGGGCAGAAATAACAGAAGATAAAGAAGAGTTTGAAGTAATGGTTGAAGAGTTTGTTTATGAGACTATCCATTTCTTTGCAGTAGATATAGACGATAAACTCATTATTGATAGCGATGAAATAACAAAGGTTAAACAGTTTATATCAGATTGCGTTAGTGCGTAGTTCGAGTCAATGATGAAACTAAAGGAGGGTGGATTGTGATGAATGAGCGATTGCAGGAAATAAAAGAAAGCAGAAAACTACCTTGTACTTATGTAACTGAAAATAGCGAAAGAAAAGGTTACTATTACGATTTAATGGACGTAGACTTTCATTGGCTTATTGAACAGGCTGAAAAAGTTAAACGTTACGAACAATCCCTTAAAAATATATACAACTGGGAAACACGAACAGACATCAATAAAACTGTCCATTTGTCGGAAAGTGCGATATTAGCCAAACAAGCGTTGGAGGGTGGAAAATGAACATCGAAAAACTATTCGATATGCAATATGAACTCGATAAACATATTGAAAAAGAACATCCTACACAACCAGATGAAGATCGAACAGAAAAGAGAATACTTGCATTACAAGTGGAATTAGGAGAGCTTGCTAATGAACATCGTGGGTTTAAGTTTTGGAGTCATGATCAAGATCCGAGGACGAAGGTTGTTAAGTGGGAGGATGCTTATACTAAGGACAACCAAATTGTAGTGAAGAAGTATACTAACCCACTACTTGAGGAGTATGTGGATTGCTTGCATTTCATCTTATCGATCGGCTTAGATATGAAATATTACCATTACATCTTCGATTTAGAACCGATTAAAGCAGAAAACATTACTAAACAATTTTCTTTTACGATTACAAAAGCTGGAACGCTATTAATTATTAATAAACTACCAAACTATATTACATTATTAGAAAACTTCATAGGACTTGGTGAAATGCTAGAGTTTACTTGGGAACAGATCGAACAAAGTTATATTGAAAAAAATACTGAAAATCATACACGTCAGGAAAGAGGTTATTAATGCGTTATATAGGAATTGATCCATCTACTAAGACAGGACTAGTTATTTTAGAAAATAGCAAAGTTGTAGTAGGTAAGGAGATTACTAGTAAACAAAAGAAAGACCCTGACCGATTTATTGAAATAGCCAAAAAAGTAATTGCTGAACTGAAAGAAGAGGACGAAATATGCTTAGAGGGTTTCTCATACGGTTCCAAAGGTAGTGCAGTAAGTATCCAGTATGGAGTAGGTTGGATCATTCGGGCCATGTTGACTGAAAAAGGGTTTACATATAACGAAGTGGCCCCAACCGCTTTAAAAAAGTATGTGACTGGAAAAGGGAATGTCAAAAAGGATGAGTTAGTATTACCAATCTATAAGCGTTGGGATTTTGAGCATAAGAGTGACAACGTAAGAGACGCTTTTGTTTTGGCCCAAATGTGCCGAGCTTTACATGAACCAATTGAATTAACCACATTTCAAAAAGATGCTTTAAATAAAGTGACTAGGAGTGATAAAGATGTCAAAACCAATAGTTGATTTAAATACCTTTGCCAATGGAGCTGTAGCAGAAAGATTTAACGATGAGTTACAGAAAATACTTGAAAACATTTCTGACCCTAATACCGACGCAGGGAAAGTTAGGAAGCTAACACTAACAGTAAAGCTAGCTGGGGATGATCAAAGAAATCTAGCAGTAGCTGTTGTTGAAGCAAAGTCGACATTTGCTTCAGCAAGAGAAATTCAAGCCAAAATTATTATGGATTATGACTCGAACGGAAAAGTAACTGGTGCTGAATTAAAAAGTGGAGTAAAAGGTCAAACATATCTTGAAGAAGATGGTGTTTATTCAGATGCAGGTGAAAAAATCTATGATTTCAAACGAAAAGGAGAGGTTGTAAATGATTAAAGAAGCATTTCAATACTTAGTAAGCTTAGGAGCGGCAGATATTCATACTGTAAATGGACAAGAGTATTCAGATAAGCAGCTGCACTTAATAAAAGAAGGGACAGCACGATCTATTAACCTGCATAGTTTAACTGGTTTGGTAGAATACTTGAAATCTGATTTTGATGGGGAAGAAAAATTAATGGTACATGTAGTAAGCCCAACAGAAGTCGTCGTATTTGACCAATTGAATTCTAATAAAAGTCGTAGTGAATTTATAGAAGCAAAAGCAATGATACCTTCATTCTCTTTTGATCGATGGCATGACTCAGAAGACTTTAATATTAAATTACAATCTTGC
This window encodes:
- a CDS encoding dUTP diphosphatase produces the protein MNIEKLFDMQYELDKHIEKEHPTQPDEDRTEKRILALQVELGELANEHRGFKFWSHDQDPRTKVVKWEDAYTKDNQIVVKKYTNPLLEEYVDCLHFILSIGLDMKYYHYIFDLEPIKAENITKQFSFTITKAGTLLIINKLPNYITLLENFIGLGEMLEFTWEQIEQSYIEKNTENHTRQERGY
- a CDS encoding host-nuclease inhibitor Gam family protein; the protein is MNQLQLTQMEELESIDYQNEEQLIEAKERFKINDLGGLNWAFRMLSALEAKKKEVNKLALEEMERIQAWEDKELRSIKGNYDFFAALVHEYHKKQLEADPKAKTLATPYGKSKTRCSKEAPEKVSEDKVLEHIKAAGMDEYIKESVKWGDFKKGLKIVEVDNKKVVIDENGQVIDGVDIKPESVTYSLEVK
- a CDS encoding DnaD domain protein, which translates into the protein MNSEQDSKIELMWGNEILDDGFSILPNMLIRYARKLGLTYGEIHLINVISTYKHDNRDPYPSQEAIAEHMDITTRQVRKMIESIEEKGLVMVGQRTAEGKFKSNVYNFQPLIEKCLELQKKNRKDNEENEEIRWKKKENTVGTKPSYGQKVPSEPFGSEPSERFGSLPSEQKVPTKITKEKNNIKDKEEEVEGKENPNPFQFYEQNGFGMLGSYLVEKINYWLDCDFFDEPEAMVVEAMKISIENNVKSWKYAETILNDWSSKRVRNVNDVKAFIARHKEHKSRKNPAYNYKSKPQQRKEKLPRWMTDPKQASSDNQTNSEELQRQKEKYEENLRLLKERKEQRKLSSGT
- a CDS encoding ORF6N domain-containing protein; translation: MSQLTIIEQNDQRVLTTQQLAEVYGSDTERIVKNFNRNKERYTNGKHFIFLEGDSLKEFRAKGQIDLSPNINRLYLWTEKGAWLHAKSLNTDEAWDAYEMLVDDYYHQKQSQIDVQQLSPELQMFKTIFDTVAQKQIEDTKRDEKLQKLENGMNTIKETFTKKDDDWRKSVNSMLNSAAKRTGGNYKDLRVESYSILEERAKCNLTIRVNNLKQRLEETGATKTKINNTTKMDVIEQDQRLKEIYTTIVKELSIGTLI
- a CDS encoding zinc-finger domain-containing protein codes for the protein MDRKEMLLQIDSLLEGHCRNCHVYSELRNKTDEKKAYRFCIDRCWVQKEMQRIANLSNEGEKKFSPGETFYLVNHIEILGMERGLPQVAKQLNRKVEDIEWKYFELQEKTRHMAV
- a CDS encoding Fur-regulated basic protein FbpA — translated: MNNQTGLLRRAVEAKKQELIAQLISTGVTKMSDGRQLYELTLTELQDEFRKVRR
- a CDS encoding DUF6906 family protein: MIYKIPIPQCYIWMSEGYSNRGILFKRYVEGYIAKSFPDMRLIRISGMTAICERSVPIMKQGKRPTKKQKIAIEERGLKASDWLITKSLTKRLHIIHKSTGEEKELAI